The following proteins come from a genomic window of Populus nigra chromosome 6, ddPopNigr1.1, whole genome shotgun sequence:
- the LOC133696054 gene encoding plant intracellular Ras-group-related LRR protein 3 has protein sequence MEMDSISKKNDDFPILSYLLSQTDPNSQQFDQNLSAQFPYLNYPKVLSSLTQAIPSSATNIFLLLKSLGPRPNPDVVSMARSNLTQMQEPGKTEIYKAVLKLEEMHEEYERQLKEVEEMLVGVYKDVVVREIESGEQVDEEIVAILREAESGGAVERVNLSARQLRLIPESIGRLHGLLVLNLSQNQLEVLPDSIAGLEKLVELDVSSNLLVFLPDSIGLLRNLKILNVSANKVKALPESIALSSSLVEIDASFNNLVSLPANIGYGLVNLERLSVQLNKIRLLPPSICEMKSLRFLDVHFNMLRGLPRAIGRLTNLEVLNLSSNFSDLEELPEEIGDLINLRELDLSNNQIRALPDRFARLENLTKLDLNENPLLVPPKEIVNKGVQAIREFMAKRWLDMVEEKQTNMVEANQQAAQSGWLVWGSSMVSNFVSGVSQSVSGYLGETSPKDPYLDQLL, from the exons atggaaatggattccatttccaaaaaaaacGATGATTTCCCAATTCTTTCCTATCTTCTATCCCAAACTGATCCCAACTCTCAACAGTTTGATCAAAACCTATCAGCCCAATTTCCCTATTTGAACTACCCAAAGGTCCTCTCCTCGCTGACCCAAGCCATCCCCTCCTCCGCCACCAATATCTTCCTCCTCCTCAAGTCTCTCGGTCCTCGACCCAACCCAGACGTTGTCTCCATGGCCCGATCCAACTTGACCCAGATGCAAGAACCAGGTAAAACGGAGATATACAAGGCAGTGTTGAAGTTGGAGGAGATGCATGAGGAATATGAGAGGCAGTTAAAGGAAGTAGAAGAGATGCTTGTTGGTGTTTATAAGGATGTTGTTGTAAGAGAGATAGAGAGCGGTGAGCAAGTTGATGAGGAGATTGTTGCTATACTTAGAGAAGCAGAGAGTGGCGGGGCTGTGGAACGAGTGAATCTTTCTGCGCGTCAGTTGAGGTTGATTCCTGAATCCATTGGCAGACTTCATGGCTTGCTTGTGCTCAATCTCTCTCAAAATCAGTTAGAG GTCCTTCCTGATTCAATTGCAGGACTTGAGAAACTTGTGGAGCTTGATGTGTCTTCCAATCTTTTAGTTTTCCTCCCAGATTCAATTGGATTGTTGCGAAATCTGAAGATCCTAAATGTGTCAGCAAACAAGGTGAAGGCCCTCCCTGAGAGCATTGCTCTTTCCAG TTCACTGGTGGAGATAGATGCAAGCTTTAACAACTTGGTATCTTTGCCGGCAAATATTGGATATGGACTGGTGAATCTTGAAAGGCTTTCAGTTCAGTTGAATAAGATCCGTCTTCTTCCACCTTCTATTTGTGAAATGAAGTCTTTGAGATTTTTGGATGTTCATTTCAATATGCTGCGAGGCCTGCCACGAGCAATAGGGAGATTAACAAATTTAGAGGTCCTGAATCTAAGCAGTAATTTCAGTGACTTGGAAGAACTTCCTGAAGAAATTGGTGATTTAATTAACCTCAGGGAGCTCGATCTCAGCAACAACCAAATCCGAGCTCTTCCTGACAGGTTTGCCAGGCTAGAAAATCTAACCAAGCTCGACTTGAATGAAAATCCACTGTTAGTTCCGCCAAAAGAGATAGTGAATAAGGGGGTTCAAGCTATAAGGGAATTTATGGCAAAGAGGTGGCTGGATATGGTAGAGGAAAAGCAGACGAACATGGTCGAGGCAAACCAGCAAGCAGCGCAGAGTGGGTGGCTGGTATGGGGCTCCTCCATGGTTAGTAACTTTGTTTCCGGGGTTTCCCAAAGTGTTTCAGGTTATCTTGGAGAAACATCTCCAAAAGATCCTTATCTGGACCAACTGCTCTGA